The stretch of DNA tgttgtataatttttttttaccagttatgtaattttattatttaatagaaattgTCAGTTTTGCTATTTTGTAGAATTTCATTCTTAAGAATAAATCTTTCACGTGGGGCCCCCTTCCCTTACCATTATGTAGGCCGGTCCATGACCATATATAATATTGTTACGTAAAATAGGAATGATTTAATGCAACAACCAGATTGTTGGCTGATCCACACCGACCTGATCAGATGTATCCTCTTCTATTATTTCATCAGtgggattttatttttaacacataaaaaaaaaaaaaagtaacaatataatTGAGAGATGTATTTACATACTTACACGTAATCGTCTTTACACTTGGTTCACATCGTCCTTGTCTCGTTTATATTGATCAtccatcaataatatataaccTACACGAATCATAAAGGCTGCATCAGGTATGCCAATACTGAATAGGAAATTGCACTTTTAAATTGCCACATCAACTGATTTAACATTATCtaaaaaattaagtttaaaattttgtaaaaaattaaaacgatTCAGTCAACTttgattcaaaaataaattgagaGTTTTTTGCTCATAAATTGAGCCAACGGTCATAGATGCCACTTGCCATGTTAAAGTTATATGAAGAGCTCTCGAAAAATAAGGTTGGGAGCCCAATGAGAATGGTGTACCATCTTATATTTAAGTGCCAACACATTTTGAATCGCACCGTCTAAAATTTCTCGTCACCAATCGAATCCATAGTAACATAAGCACATAACCATATAATGTCCATGCCTATACACTTACTCAAGTAACAGTCGTGTCcgtgaagtaaatatatatatttctatcgTTTGTCTTTGTCGTATACACTTAAActataaagttaataaatatgCACGTCTCCTTCAAAATATTCCATATTACTAACACTGTCtccatcacacacacacacacaaagttGTCCATGTGATCTAAGAAGATACTatgatttttacacattaagGAAGGAAACTTCaaagtatattatataactGTATAGTAGTATATAACTCGTATTagatttcatacttttttttttcactgaaaattttcattatatcaTACAAAATGGAATACAACGGTGGGATACGTTTTTGAAATCCTAAAGCCGGAGGAAAACCGAGATATCTCCGGAAGCTTAAGCCCGATACTCGAGAAACATAAATTACAACACAAAAGCCAAAAGAGAAACTctcaaaatcatcaaagaaACCGGAAGATAACATAAGTTGCGGGCGTACATTCTCAAGAGTCGATGTCGAAAAAATCCACAGACATTTAGGTTTCATACTACcacatcataaataaaattgatcAAAGTGATGTAAACAATTGAGACGTACGTCACGTGGCTTCCTTCTTACCACAAATAAGTACAGTCGAAGTATTCAATTCGACAATTCCAAACTCTACTTAAAATAATAAACCGTACCAGCGTTAGGATCGCAATGACAACATTCAATAAAACCCCTTTAAATCATtatccaaaacataaaacaaaaatactacaTTTGAATCAACGTACAAATTTTGGCGTTTTCCAAAATTTGTCTTTTACGTTAAACAACGTACGAAAATGGTTGTCGGTTCTTCGCAAATCCCACGAGTGTGCAACGAACATTGGTATCAGAAAAgtcttaatattttaaaggaCACTATTATCAGCACGATCCACGAGTGGACCAATGCATGcttaatacaaaaaagaaactatataatatCTTTGGTGGACAATATTGTAACTTGCGTTAAAAATGACagtaagaaaatataaaaacttactTGGTGAATGTGAAGATCCCAATCACACTGTACCATTACCCCTCACCTTCCTCAGAATTACAATCGATGCTACCGTAGTGTGACTAACCTAACCTTGGTTATAAAGTTAACTACTATTTATGGCTCTATCCTAATTCCAATCCAGAATATTAAGAACTTATAATTGATAACATTTTCAATTCAGAAATGGTAATAAAATTTCGCTTTTCCTAATAGAAACTTTTATTGGACAATGATTAACGATGATTCGATAATAGattacacatttttctttttgtttttggattcaAAAAGTTAAACTCTTTGAGAAATGTTGTGAAGTAACAAAGTCATGAGGTAAATGAGCTCTCTTCACAATCCTCGTCATGTTGCTCTGTAAACTCTGTTGCACCAACTGCTTCACTGCTTTTCTCTCATCACTCATCCTAATCTCATGACCTCTCTCTCTACCcaatgaagacgaagaagaagaagatattccATAGATCGGAGCTGAGACTTGCTTCCCTTTGTCCACCACTCTCAAACACTCTAGTACCCTCGAGGCTCGCTTTTGCGCCAATGGGCTTCCCACAAGTGTTAGTTCAAGCAATGAAGATTCAATACCCGCTTCGATCATCGCTCTCCGATCTCCATACCCTTTGTGAGCCATTAACATGAGAATATAAATCGCTTTCTCTTGACATTTTACTGAATCATTCCAGTTCAATACATCGACCAATATGGGAAACGCTTCAACCACATCCCCTATCGCTTTCCTTCCTTCAGGTACTGATACCACATTGGTTAAGATTGCAAGAATCCTCTCACTAACTTCCATATCTCCCAACGtgttcaaaagaaaaggaaccagATCGGTTTCGAGGATGAATGGAACGTTTTGGTGATGGATTGAGAGGTTGTAAAGCGCTCGAAGAGCATCTTCTCTAGCTTGTCTTGAACTACTTGTTTCCTCAAAGTTTTTCAACGTTTTCACTAGGAAAACAATTGCACCTGACGAACCAATGATCGGTTTGTTTGAATCCAACGCGCttaaccctagaaaattagCGACAATAGCCTCAAAAACCGCTTGATTCCGTGGCTTAGACGACTCAATTATCTTCAACATTTTGTGAACAGCACCTGCTTTAACAATGGCTGCTTTGTTCCTGTATATGTCATTGAAACAAATGATTGAATTATTAAATGCTTTCAAAATTATTCTTggcttaagaaaaaaaaaaacatataacagaAACAGATCAAACTCctaaaaaagcaaagaaagtgaCATCTctctaaataaaaacaattaaattttcacctaaaagaagcaaaccaacaacaacaaccaaaaatcattcataactaataaaccaaaaaaaaaaactgagaaatgTTCTGAAAATTAAAGAATTAGAAACATGCAATGCAATGAGAAGACTCACGCATCGTTGCCGATTCCAAGAT from Camelina sativa cultivar DH55 chromosome 9, Cs, whole genome shotgun sequence encodes:
- the LOC104713976 gene encoding U-box domain-containing protein 4-like, which gives rise to MAKCHRNNVDPLILHRIPSASSSSSSSVNTFSGSSFRRIIFDALSCGGSSRYQRELREEEEEDGSKSTTTIGEDLAKKTEKLCDLLNLAVIESGVETKKKEETLEVLKRVVKDLQAAEAEAEKKVAAASEVRLLAKDDSEVRVTLAMLGAIPPLVSMIDDDSLIEDAQISSLYSLLNLGIGNDANKAAIVKAGAVHKMLKIIESSKPRNQAVFEAIVANFLGLSALDSNKPIIGSSGAIVFLVKTLKNFEETSSSRQAREDALRALYNLSIHHQNVPFILETDLVPFLLNTLGDMEVSERILAILTNVVSVPEGRKAIGDVVEAFPILVDVLNWNDSVKCQEKAIYILMLMAHKGYGDRRAMIEAGIESSLLELTLVGSPLAQKRASRVLECLRVVDKGKQVSAPIYGISSSSSSSLGRERGHEIRMSDERKAVKQLVQQSLQSNMTRIVKRAHLPHDFVTSQHFSKSLTF